The region CCGAATTGCTGGGCCTAGGCCCCGACATGTGGCAGTCGCTGTATCACTGGACCAATGCCTTCATCGGCGAGGACGATCCTGAATTCCGCCGCTCGCCCGAAGAGATGGCACAGGTGATGGGCGCGTTCATGGCCTGGGCCCAATCGCTCTACGACGCGCGGCGCGCCACGCCGACCGACGACATCGCCTCGATGATGGCCAATGCGGTGGTGCGCGGCCGACCCATGGGGCTGGCCGATTTCCTGGGCAACATGATCCTGGTGCTGGTCGGCGGCAACGAGACCACCCGCAACTCGATCAGCCACAGCGTTCTGGCCTTTGCCCAGGCCCCGGACCAGTGGCAGGCGCTGCGCCAGTCGCCCGAGCTTGCCCGCACGGCGGTGCGCGAAATGGTCCGCCATGCCTCGCCCGTCATGCACATGCGGCGCACGGCGACCGCGGACACCAGCCTGCGCGGCGTGCCCATCCGCAAGGGGGACAAGGTGGTGCTGTGGTATGTCTCGGCCAACCGGGACGAAGCCGTCTTCCCCGATGCCGACCGCTTCGACATCCGCCGGGGCGAGATCAAGCATGTCGGCTTCGGCACCGGCCAGCATGTCTGCGTCGGCTCACGCCTGGCCGAGATGCAGTTGCGCATCGCCTTCGGCCTGCTGGCGGAACGGGTGGAGCGCTTCGAGGTTCAGGCCGCGCCGCGCCGGTTCCGCTCCAACTTCATCAACGGCCTGAAGAACCTCGACGTCAAGCTGGTGCCGGCGCGCCGGGGGCAGTGACGGTGATTCAAGCTGCCATCCGCCCTTCCCCGCTGGATGACGATGCCCGGGAGGGCATCAGGGTGATGCGGCACCCGATCGAGCGGCCGGACGGCTCGGCACTCGACCTGCGGGCCTACCTGCCGGCATGCTGGGGTACCGCCCGGCCCGCGCTGTGCCGCCTGGCCGCCGGCGGCGCGGCGGACGATCGGCTGGCCCGGCGCCTTGCGGCACTGCTGGGCTGCGTCGTGGTCAGCGTCGACTATGCCCGCGGGCCCGACGGGCCCCTGCCCCAGGCGCTGGACGATTGCTATGCCGGCCTGGCCTGGCTGCATTCCCAAACCGCCCTGCTGAAGGTCGACCCGCACCGGGTGGCGGTGGCGGCACCGGCTCGCGAGGGCGGGCTGGCGCTGGCACTGCTGCGGCTCGCCCGGCGGCGGCGCGTCTTCCCCATCGTCTGCGCGCTGCGGATCGAAACGCTGGACGATCTTCAATCCCTCTGAAAAAAAACGCCGGAACGCTGGCGGGCGTTCCGGCGTCAAGGTGCGCGGCCCCATTGGAGAGGGATAGCCGGGCCGCGCGGCGAATGCCCCTAGAACACGTAAGACACGCTGAGGCCG is a window of Oleomonas cavernae DNA encoding:
- a CDS encoding alpha/beta hydrolase fold domain-containing protein produces the protein MIQAAIRPSPLDDDAREGIRVMRHPIERPDGSALDLRAYLPACWGTARPALCRLAAGGAADDRLARRLAALLGCVVVSVDYARGPDGPLPQALDDCYAGLAWLHSQTALLKVDPHRVAVAAPAREGGLALALLRLARRRRVFPIVCALRIETLDDLQSL
- a CDS encoding cytochrome P450 codes for the protein MHNASAHTGDDRNFICDLKDAGLYLAEVPHQLFARLRREQPVYWNPEADGAGFWAVTRYDDILEVSRQPGLFSSAHENGGHRIFNENEVSVANSGESLIGTPFISLDPPEHVHYRATIVPGLTAAKLADMEVRIRQRASDLLDRIPLGETVDFVQAFAAPLPLLTLAELLGLGPDMWQSLYHWTNAFIGEDDPEFRRSPEEMAQVMGAFMAWAQSLYDARRATPTDDIASMMANAVVRGRPMGLADFLGNMILVLVGGNETTRNSISHSVLAFAQAPDQWQALRQSPELARTAVREMVRHASPVMHMRRTATADTSLRGVPIRKGDKVVLWYVSANRDEAVFPDADRFDIRRGEIKHVGFGTGQHVCVGSRLAEMQLRIAFGLLAERVERFEVQAAPRRFRSNFINGLKNLDVKLVPARRGQ